In Stieleria varia, one genomic interval encodes:
- a CDS encoding TIGR03009 domain-containing protein: MTRLIFKASLALGIGILTLASASMAVAQAPNQTGGAAMTPQQAAARQQALAQQRSQPQQLTPQQEAYLRQQQLAQQQAAQQRAAAAAASTAQAPFPPLDANAQARLDQILAKWEEQTKGTKTLECTFQRWHFDLLATPPGVYADKSIGDIKYSAPDKGLFKVNTKLFFTGMEGGKPQYAPQPGMEGEWYVCTGKEVLEYDRSIKQCTIQELPKEMQGVQIFNSPLPFVFNLDAEQMKQKFWIREVESKEPGMLMLEVWPKTAEDRAQYKVVQIGLGSDFVIKGLVMYAPNFHPKNAPTWDQYQFDDVKRNSFAAGIQQFWNFFIPEKLPAGWNVQRGNLLMPPQPQMANGNQAAPPRR, translated from the coding sequence ATGACTCGATTGATTTTCAAAGCCTCGCTTGCGTTGGGCATTGGGATCCTGACGCTGGCAAGTGCATCGATGGCGGTCGCTCAGGCTCCCAATCAAACGGGCGGCGCGGCGATGACACCGCAGCAAGCTGCCGCCCGCCAGCAGGCACTGGCCCAGCAACGCAGTCAGCCGCAGCAATTGACGCCACAACAAGAAGCCTATCTGCGTCAACAGCAGTTGGCCCAGCAACAGGCCGCACAACAACGAGCCGCAGCGGCCGCGGCATCAACCGCACAAGCACCGTTTCCACCGTTGGATGCAAACGCCCAGGCTCGCTTGGATCAGATCCTTGCAAAATGGGAGGAGCAAACCAAGGGGACAAAGACATTGGAATGTACGTTCCAACGTTGGCACTTTGACCTGCTGGCGACTCCTCCAGGCGTCTATGCCGACAAGTCAATCGGCGATATCAAGTACTCTGCACCGGACAAAGGGCTTTTCAAAGTAAACACCAAACTCTTCTTTACCGGAATGGAGGGGGGAAAGCCTCAATACGCCCCTCAACCCGGCATGGAGGGAGAATGGTACGTCTGCACAGGCAAAGAAGTTTTGGAGTACGACCGATCGATCAAGCAATGCACGATTCAAGAACTTCCCAAAGAAATGCAGGGCGTACAGATTTTCAATAGTCCACTGCCGTTTGTGTTCAATCTTGATGCGGAGCAGATGAAGCAAAAGTTTTGGATCCGAGAGGTTGAATCCAAGGAACCCGGAATGTTGATGCTGGAGGTTTGGCCCAAGACAGCAGAAGATCGCGCTCAGTACAAAGTGGTTCAGATCGGACTGGGATCGGACTTCGTCATCAAAGGTCTCGTGATGTACGCACCGAACTTTCATCCCAAGAACGCTCCCACGTGGGATCAGTATCAGTTTGATGATGTCAAGCGAAACTCATTTGCGGCGGGGATACAGCAGTTTTGGAACTTCTTCATTCCGGAAAAACTGCCCGCTGGCTGGAATGTCCAGCGAGGCAACCTGTTGATGCCGCCCCAGCCACAAATGGCCAACGGAAACCAAGCAGCCCCACCTCGCCGGTAA
- a CDS encoding DNA gyrase/topoisomerase IV subunit B has translation MSTATKPQSYNADKIIALEGLEPVRKRPGMYIGGVSSAGLHHLIWEIVDNSVDEAMNGYASEITVTLHKDGQTVTVTDNGRGIPVDKHPKTKKPALEMVLTVLHAGGKFEEGNYKTAGGLHGVGASVVNALSKELTAIVRRDGAQYKMTFERGKPTSKLQKLKGSVRGTGTTITFKPDPTIFPRTEFDSPTILSRLETASFLHRGVKVTYIDEVAGTKQTFLHERGIVDYLDKVLKERKARPIHEAPFTHHVDETSRLEVALQWTESTDEHVRSYVNGIPTGNGGTHENGFRSGLNKAVRNYIDTHNLTPRGVKFTHEDIREGLVAILSIFISEPQFQGQTKDRLNNPEAQAFSESAVRGALEQWMNNNRTVADSVVARIIAAARARAASRAASEAVSRKGGSKRTLLPGKLSDCLASGKMESELFIVEGDSAGGSAKQGRDRNYQAILPLRGKVLNTESATLKKILDNKEIQDLVASLGCGIGPKMNIGGLRYGRVILLADADSDGHHITTLLLTFFYRHMPQLIADGRLYIAVPPLFRIDIGKETYWAKDELHRAEILEKHAGRSKPEITRFKGLGEMMPKVLWETTLNPATRQLLKVEIDDQLETDKVISDLMGRDASARFSFIMERAEDADGIDV, from the coding sequence ATGAGCACTGCAACAAAACCACAAAGCTACAACGCCGACAAGATCATCGCCTTGGAGGGCTTGGAGCCTGTCCGTAAGCGACCCGGCATGTACATCGGCGGCGTGTCGTCCGCCGGCCTGCACCATTTGATTTGGGAAATCGTCGACAACTCGGTCGACGAAGCGATGAATGGATACGCGTCCGAAATCACCGTGACGCTGCACAAGGACGGTCAGACCGTGACGGTCACGGACAACGGTCGCGGCATTCCGGTGGACAAGCATCCCAAGACAAAGAAACCCGCGTTGGAAATGGTGCTGACCGTCTTGCACGCGGGCGGCAAGTTCGAGGAAGGCAACTACAAGACCGCCGGCGGTCTGCACGGCGTCGGTGCATCCGTCGTCAACGCGCTCAGCAAAGAACTGACGGCCATCGTGAGACGCGACGGCGCTCAGTACAAGATGACCTTTGAGCGTGGAAAACCGACCAGCAAGCTGCAAAAGCTGAAGGGCTCGGTTCGAGGTACCGGGACGACGATCACCTTCAAACCCGACCCCACGATTTTTCCAAGGACAGAGTTCGATTCGCCCACGATTCTGTCTCGTTTGGAAACAGCGAGCTTCCTACACCGTGGCGTCAAAGTCACCTACATCGACGAAGTTGCCGGTACCAAACAAACGTTCTTGCACGAACGCGGCATCGTTGACTATTTGGACAAGGTCCTCAAGGAACGCAAGGCACGACCGATCCATGAGGCTCCGTTCACCCACCACGTCGATGAGACCTCTCGGCTGGAGGTAGCCCTGCAGTGGACCGAGTCGACCGACGAACACGTTCGCAGCTACGTCAACGGGATTCCGACCGGCAACGGCGGTACCCACGAAAACGGTTTTCGCAGCGGACTCAATAAAGCCGTTCGCAATTACATCGACACGCACAACCTGACGCCGCGAGGGGTGAAGTTCACGCATGAAGACATTCGTGAGGGTTTGGTCGCGATCCTATCGATCTTCATCAGCGAGCCGCAATTCCAAGGTCAGACCAAGGACCGTTTGAACAACCCCGAGGCGCAGGCCTTTAGCGAAAGTGCTGTCCGCGGTGCGTTGGAACAATGGATGAACAACAATCGGACAGTCGCCGATTCCGTCGTCGCACGGATCATCGCTGCCGCCCGCGCCCGCGCCGCATCGCGTGCGGCATCCGAGGCCGTTTCGCGCAAAGGTGGGTCCAAACGTACGCTATTGCCCGGCAAACTGAGTGATTGCTTGGCCAGCGGAAAGATGGAGTCCGAACTGTTCATCGTGGAAGGTGACTCGGCAGGCGGCAGCGCGAAACAGGGGCGAGATCGGAACTACCAAGCGATCTTGCCGCTGCGTGGCAAGGTGCTGAACACCGAGAGCGCGACGCTCAAGAAGATCTTGGACAATAAAGAAATCCAGGACCTCGTTGCCTCACTCGGTTGTGGCATCGGTCCTAAGATGAACATCGGCGGCTTGCGTTACGGACGCGTGATTCTGTTGGCGGATGCTGACAGCGATGGTCACCACATCACGACGCTGTTGCTGACCTTTTTCTATCGCCACATGCCGCAACTGATCGCCGACGGACGGCTGTATATCGCGGTGCCACCACTGTTTCGAATCGACATCGGAAAAGAAACGTACTGGGCCAAAGACGAGTTGCACCGCGCCGAGATTTTGGAGAAACACGCCGGCCGATCCAAACCTGAGATCACACGCTTCAAAGGCTTGGGAGAAATGATGCCCAAGGTGTTGTGGGAAACGACGCTGAACCCCGCAACGCGTCAACTGCTGAAGGTTGAGATCGATGATCAACTGGAGACCGACAAGGTGATCAGCGACTTGATGGGCCGCGACGCATCGGCAAGGTTCAGTTTCATCATGGAACGAGCCGAAGACGCCGACGGCATCGACGTGTGA
- a CDS encoding DNA gyrase/topoisomerase IV subunit A gives MAKRRSGSNADKKSKSLFDAIDDSAMTAVPLRHAAQERYLNYSLSVITSRALPDVRDGLKPVQRRILYTMHQQNLGATAKHRKCAKVVGDVMGNYHPHGDSSIYEALVRMAQPFAMRMPLIDGSGNFGSVDGDNAAAMRYTECRMTPIAAEILTDLSTRTVAFKANYDGSREEPVVLPSRFPNLLVNGATGIAVGMATNIPPHNLKEVCNALLKLLRDPEIKDYQLVANDAVQAPDFPTGGQIVNTKDELREIYRTGHGTIKLRGTTISGEESRGGKVLQIDSIPFGVNKALLVERIAELIFSGKLPLVTEVRDLSTDEIRVDLILRKDADESKVLAFLYKHTDFQKNFNVNLTCLVPTENPEIGTPNRLGLKEMLWHFLHFRLDVLTRRLENELASLEKRIHILDGFALIFDALDEIIRIIRKSEGKADAADKIMKRFPASKGGLDAEQTDAILELKLYRLARLEINLILDELKDKNKRAREIRKLLDEDTEDTNASGRWKIVRDEINELLEVYGKHDSCKRRTQVVTVDEELEYTEEDFIVAENCHILVTKDGWVKRQKLIADPSKSRLRQGDSVLTVTAGSTRESIAFFSSKGVCYTARMIDIPASTGFGEPIQKLFKLKDGEKIVTALSLDPRVIGGVINEDPKHPDWCPEVHGFAASSNGFALRFCLAPFAEPSTRSGRRFARVAGDAEIVDVIPVSGTEVILAVSENCRAIVCQAEEVNYLSGAGKGVTLMRLASGDRLLGFKASTGDRDLMTVQTNRGAKKTISTAKYRVTSRGGRGVEIQKNGKIAEIVQPPIEPPVTFEEDA, from the coding sequence GTGGCGAAACGTCGATCTGGAAGCAACGCGGACAAAAAATCCAAATCTCTATTTGATGCCATCGACGATTCGGCGATGACTGCGGTACCGCTGCGGCACGCGGCGCAGGAGCGATACCTCAATTATTCGCTTTCGGTCATCACTAGCCGGGCGCTGCCCGATGTACGAGACGGCTTGAAACCGGTGCAGCGTCGTATTCTCTACACGATGCACCAGCAAAACCTCGGTGCGACGGCCAAGCATCGTAAATGCGCCAAGGTCGTTGGTGACGTGATGGGTAACTATCACCCCCACGGCGACAGTTCGATCTACGAAGCCCTCGTGCGAATGGCCCAGCCCTTTGCGATGCGAATGCCGTTGATCGACGGCAGTGGCAACTTCGGCAGCGTCGATGGCGACAACGCCGCGGCCATGCGGTACACCGAGTGCCGCATGACGCCGATCGCGGCCGAGATTCTGACCGATTTGTCGACGCGAACCGTGGCCTTCAAAGCCAACTATGACGGCAGCCGCGAAGAACCTGTTGTCTTGCCGAGCCGGTTTCCCAACCTGCTGGTCAACGGTGCCACCGGGATCGCGGTCGGGATGGCGACCAACATCCCGCCACACAATCTCAAAGAAGTTTGCAATGCACTGCTGAAATTGTTGCGGGACCCGGAGATCAAAGATTATCAGCTCGTCGCCAACGATGCCGTTCAGGCACCGGACTTCCCCACCGGCGGCCAGATCGTCAACACCAAGGACGAGCTGCGAGAGATTTATCGAACCGGGCACGGAACCATCAAGCTGCGTGGGACCACGATCAGCGGTGAAGAGTCTCGTGGTGGCAAGGTGCTGCAAATCGACTCGATCCCGTTCGGTGTGAACAAAGCCCTCTTGGTGGAACGCATTGCCGAGTTGATCTTCTCGGGCAAGCTGCCGTTGGTTACCGAAGTCCGAGACCTTTCCACCGACGAAATCCGCGTCGATTTGATTCTCCGCAAAGACGCCGACGAATCCAAAGTCCTCGCGTTCTTGTACAAGCACACGGACTTTCAAAAGAATTTCAACGTCAACCTGACCTGCTTGGTGCCCACTGAGAACCCAGAGATTGGTACGCCGAACCGACTCGGGCTCAAAGAAATGCTGTGGCATTTCTTACATTTCCGCTTGGACGTGCTGACACGCCGGCTCGAAAATGAACTGGCGTCGCTCGAGAAACGCATTCATATCCTGGATGGTTTCGCATTGATCTTTGACGCGTTGGACGAGATCATTCGCATCATCCGCAAATCGGAAGGCAAGGCGGATGCGGCGGACAAGATCATGAAACGCTTTCCCGCCAGCAAAGGCGGGCTGGATGCCGAGCAAACCGACGCGATCCTGGAACTGAAACTGTATCGCTTGGCCAGATTGGAAATCAATCTGATCTTGGACGAGCTGAAAGACAAGAACAAGCGTGCTCGAGAGATCCGCAAGCTGCTGGACGAAGACACCGAGGACACAAACGCGTCAGGACGTTGGAAGATTGTTCGTGACGAAATCAACGAATTGCTGGAAGTCTACGGCAAGCACGACTCCTGTAAACGCAGAACCCAGGTGGTGACGGTCGACGAAGAACTCGAGTACACGGAAGAGGATTTCATCGTCGCGGAGAATTGTCACATTTTGGTGACCAAGGACGGTTGGGTGAAGCGTCAGAAGTTGATCGCCGATCCCTCCAAGAGCAGGCTTCGCCAAGGTGATAGTGTGCTGACGGTGACCGCTGGCAGCACTCGTGAATCGATCGCCTTCTTTTCATCCAAAGGTGTCTGCTATACGGCCAGAATGATCGACATCCCGGCTTCGACGGGTTTCGGGGAACCGATTCAAAAGCTGTTCAAACTCAAAGACGGCGAAAAGATCGTCACCGCCCTCTCTCTCGACCCGCGAGTGATCGGCGGCGTGATCAATGAGGACCCCAAGCATCCCGATTGGTGCCCCGAGGTCCACGGGTTCGCCGCATCCAGCAACGGGTTCGCATTGCGATTTTGCTTGGCTCCGTTTGCCGAACCGTCCACACGTAGCGGACGCCGGTTTGCTCGCGTTGCCGGTGATGCTGAGATCGTTGATGTCATCCCGGTTTCGGGAACCGAAGTCATTCTGGCTGTTTCAGAAAACTGTCGCGCGATCGTCTGCCAAGCCGAAGAAGTGAACTACCTGTCCGGTGCCGGAAAAGGCGTCACGCTAATGCGACTCGCCTCCGGCGACCGCTTGTTGGGATTCAAAGCCAGCACCGGAGATCGTGACTTGATGACAGTGCAAACCAACCGTGGTGCAAAGAAAACCATTTCCACGGCCAAGTATCGAGTGACCTCACGTGGCGGTCGCGGAGTCGAGATTCAAAAGAACGGCAAGATCGCTGAAATCGTTCAGCCGCCGATCGAACCACCGGTCACGTTTGAAGAGGACGCGTAG
- a CDS encoding LON peptidase substrate-binding domain-containing protein — protein MHDLEGVTRLPDDFDGRVRLFPLPELVLFPHAIQPLHIFEPRYCEMLSESLATDQLIAMSTLTGAAALVDDLPPIASTVCISRIVSHVELDDDRHNILLVGVRRAKILRELDAGRAFRIAEVDVRDDVYPPISASQRLELKEDLLRSFGEIIPTGKKIRESLQELLAGKLGLGPITDIISHTLPFSAEQKLKLLAEPDVDERAKELIKVLGRGELEMLPISSAFQHPFSSKSQGRTFPPPFSLN, from the coding sequence ATGCACGACTTGGAAGGCGTCACACGTTTGCCGGACGATTTTGACGGTCGCGTTCGATTGTTTCCGTTGCCCGAGCTCGTTCTGTTTCCTCACGCAATTCAGCCGCTTCATATTTTTGAACCGCGGTACTGTGAGATGCTGAGCGAGTCGCTGGCAACGGATCAATTGATCGCGATGTCGACGTTGACCGGAGCGGCTGCATTGGTCGACGATCTGCCGCCTATCGCCTCAACGGTCTGCATCAGCCGGATCGTTTCCCATGTCGAATTGGATGACGATCGGCACAATATTTTGCTCGTGGGGGTGCGGCGGGCAAAGATCCTGCGTGAACTGGATGCCGGTCGCGCCTTTCGGATCGCAGAAGTCGATGTCAGAGATGACGTCTACCCGCCGATCAGCGCCAGCCAACGTTTGGAGCTGAAAGAAGACCTGCTGCGATCTTTTGGCGAGATCATTCCGACGGGAAAAAAGATTCGAGAGAGTCTGCAAGAATTACTTGCTGGCAAACTGGGCCTTGGTCCGATCACCGACATCATCTCCCACACGCTGCCTTTCTCTGCCGAGCAAAAGCTGAAACTGCTGGCCGAGCCCGATGTGGATGAGCGAGCAAAGGAGCTGATCAAGGTTCTCGGGAGGGGAGAGCTGGAGATGCTCCCCATCTCGTCGGCCTTTCAGCACCCGTTCTCCAGCAAGTCGCAGGGGCGAACGTTCCCGCCCCCGTTTAGTCTCAACTGA
- a CDS encoding Bax inhibitor-1/YccA family protein, with the protein MSNINPYSVTDVGVPAAFADEDARAGFIRRTYTHLLGAVLALVALEMVLFAVIPENTMMGLMQRINPLSWLVVLAVFMGVSWLARSWAESDTSRSMQYVGLGLYVVAEALILFPLLYLAVKFVGPETPFIAGVITLVCFGGLTMFVFVTRADLASWGKFLFLGGIAAMGAIVIGAFMGFSLGLWFSVAMVALACGYILYDTSNVLHHYRTEQHVAASLALFASVVLLFWYVLRILMYFAESE; encoded by the coding sequence GTGAGCAACATCAATCCTTACTCCGTGACCGACGTCGGTGTACCCGCGGCATTTGCTGACGAGGATGCACGCGCAGGATTCATTCGCCGCACGTACACTCACCTGTTGGGTGCCGTGCTGGCTTTGGTGGCGCTCGAAATGGTGCTGTTCGCGGTGATTCCAGAGAACACGATGATGGGACTGATGCAACGCATCAATCCCTTGTCTTGGCTGGTGGTATTGGCGGTGTTCATGGGCGTCAGTTGGCTGGCTAGGTCGTGGGCGGAAAGCGACACGTCTCGTTCGATGCAGTATGTCGGGCTCGGGCTCTACGTCGTCGCGGAAGCATTGATCCTGTTTCCGCTGTTGTACTTGGCGGTGAAGTTTGTCGGACCGGAGACGCCGTTCATTGCGGGTGTCATCACGCTGGTGTGTTTCGGCGGTCTGACCATGTTCGTCTTTGTCACACGAGCGGACCTCGCATCGTGGGGCAAGTTTCTGTTTCTGGGCGGCATTGCCGCAATGGGCGCGATCGTGATCGGTGCCTTCATGGGTTTCTCGCTCGGACTTTGGTTCAGCGTTGCCATGGTGGCATTGGCATGCGGCTACATTTTGTATGACACGTCGAACGTGTTGCACCACTATCGAACGGAACAGCACGTCGCCGCGTCGCTGGCGTTGTTTGCGTCCGTCGTCCTGCTGTTCTGGTATGTGCTGAGAATCTTGATGTATTTCGCCGAGAGCGAATGA
- a CDS encoding twin-arginine translocation signal domain-containing protein, whose product MIARSRRSFLTFCGIAAAATVATTSVDAKPPSLLRMFGKATPIPQADSMILTEEDGPWLILATTFVGENSQARAERTAREIREKLRLPAFIYKEDFSFTGDASSPNQTGYRARYANPHSYQAHAVLVGEYDSVQNDNVDRDLTALKKADLDVFRDAKEVAAEYNVNTPINTVKTWGQQIFKSRKGHTKSPLANAFVTRNPLLPEAFFSQPAVDSFVQELNDGVPHSLLDCDGKFTVIVRTFEGFGTIVDGKQEKNFNPSEARMAKLARDANRMVTKLRADGEDAYQFHDRHRSIVTVGSFETLGRELPDGGFLYDPEIRQVMERFSAFNASVARQVPGRTGIAANHAAMIPFDVQPTPISVPKISKRSLYSALGRR is encoded by the coding sequence ATGATTGCTCGTTCACGTCGATCTTTCTTGACCTTCTGCGGAATCGCCGCAGCAGCCACCGTTGCCACCACGTCGGTCGATGCCAAACCACCCAGCCTGCTTCGCATGTTCGGCAAGGCGACGCCGATTCCGCAGGCAGACTCGATGATCCTGACGGAAGAAGACGGCCCGTGGCTGATTCTTGCAACGACCTTTGTCGGCGAAAACTCGCAGGCACGCGCGGAACGAACCGCCAGAGAGATCCGCGAAAAGCTGCGTTTGCCCGCATTCATTTACAAAGAAGACTTCAGTTTCACAGGCGACGCCAGCTCTCCCAACCAAACCGGTTATCGGGCACGCTACGCCAACCCGCATTCCTATCAAGCACACGCGGTGTTGGTCGGCGAATACGATTCCGTGCAGAACGACAACGTCGATCGCGACTTGACCGCGCTCAAGAAAGCCGACTTGGACGTGTTCCGTGACGCGAAAGAAGTCGCCGCGGAATACAACGTCAACACACCGATCAATACGGTCAAGACTTGGGGACAACAAATCTTCAAATCCCGCAAGGGTCATACCAAGAGCCCGTTGGCCAACGCGTTTGTGACTCGCAATCCGTTGCTGCCCGAAGCGTTCTTTTCCCAGCCCGCGGTCGATTCCTTTGTCCAAGAACTCAACGACGGTGTGCCCCACAGCCTGCTGGACTGCGACGGTAAATTCACGGTGATCGTGCGCACGTTCGAGGGATTCGGAACGATCGTCGATGGCAAACAGGAAAAGAATTTCAATCCGAGCGAAGCACGAATGGCGAAACTGGCACGCGATGCCAACCGCATGGTGACCAAACTCCGTGCCGATGGTGAAGATGCCTATCAGTTTCATGATCGACACCGCAGCATCGTCACCGTGGGTAGCTTTGAAACCTTGGGCCGGGAGCTCCCCGATGGCGGTTTCCTCTACGACCCAGAAATCCGGCAAGTGATGGAACGTTTCAGCGCGTTCAACGCCAGCGTCGCCAGACAAGTGCCAGGACGCACGGGGATCGCGGCGAATCACGCCGCCATGATCCCCTTTGACGTCCAGCCGACGCCGATCTCGGTCCCCAAGATCAGCAAACGAAGCCTCTACAGCGCCTTGGGACGCAGATAG